A window of the Miscanthus floridulus cultivar M001 chromosome 14, ASM1932011v1, whole genome shotgun sequence genome harbors these coding sequences:
- the LOC136505554 gene encoding uncharacterized protein isoform X2, with amino-acid sequence MTGPKPAPAAWQSPSAAPPRRPPPPPPPPPVAAVARAREEGELSSGAADDETLQTRVGATSILGKFVEAGSQVPSATLLGKGSNTLIVSNALNHKSSAPSYKIMRMNQGQFKPGTNRNLSWKKPVSSDNLVITFSDDDGETDSGMTRQGKVRKASSQGTQRTGNSMQTRIMREEVSQQKTLGTKVGPAHLPTFPFTHRNVGAGRGSGNTFVRKEPPVRQVNPLKSKQKIQNGIGVHSEDHRLEILRHKIAARENELKGQKRPFSAVATKNADFSSNQPRLPSEKIGLEASNNGEYSRFNSLSEHNGGPNKRLKLNQQHSYSQFRGDLVTLAPIGSTSGKNSVQSSEVTNQFENGITMNLNVNETDTTVTTTELADQIQQVGATKNLRHHKDTGGAGNHAMLESHDELAARPPFTDTQTIPEDTSALAPVTSAQARQQVLPVGTSPVLDGMPQLQPGKENAGCLNCSGQIGVDTRNTTLFSLLEMEELQDKVLEEAQEHRQKCEAEEREALRAYREAQKALLEANERCAILRRKREICSSQVHGLIAENSSLVQSLSIWNPEDGLAMPSLLNSQIHADSQMPENQGGRHRLHPEEPSQQPVDKHEARPHYHDKLAASTADPSSVTAVNADSVLSDYMEDDLLFPTRQARSECALDLENQMEETIHAYAEENRQVSGDSAQDYELLEASLRSRLFERFGKKSCLNGTIDEGTEELAVGKVAAEHGKQSTYVGHQLQEAEQNIMTTPTPEGTMELENDGAEKTGGLSNSSSGPSMSNCDPEDNISSLKELCIPLATDTLIFPSSAPLNAARQIKWALPGICKEPSDYKNDYLTSDAASEVTESVQDMIHDLVGENMKILPTTQKDNNMVHSVIDPFWPFCMFELRGKCNDEECEWQHVEHHAWRKPKLTKHSMTSVSGQIPYGLSQHILPVPVYRVGSNLIKADLNLTQSVLASSLWQYWQRGFCASFPLPLSVQRVLPSDAPFLQAGDGRIADFDRNRQLLKFRMLDSRKNKIVQGPVDIELFLEAALDLYCGKGNKPERIKALSFLARSIEADPSTVILWVFYLHIYYQKDEGLGKDDMFSDAVQHNFCSYELWLMYINSRLRVDDRLDAYNDALSMLCQMTADNDKDLQERSAFILDIFLQMIYFLCMSGNVEKAISRIIGILPTAMPDNSGDKLLADVISCLTMSDRCIFWISCLYISIYRNLPEEIIDQLEFQKTLPRALIWPSIDPSVDNRDKIIELLNYAAYKMAEDISECVKNGDPSYLMLSQFLAVNHIRCLAAVEGFKSSTDMLVKYMKEYPMCPQILLISARLDRKHGTCPGLKSFDELILNWPKEAQGIQYMWNQYVEHVLATDTELAEKVLTCWFEEHGKDCDIQTNSAICIELSNEEPGTSSLVSPQEVGSGPSISEDLVFRLLNLSLYKILENNLQEAQIAVDKALKLAHGEWYEHCIREHAAIHALELEKSSSSTDAQTRATFSLIIGYLADHRNLPTRELLSRRFCQNVKKHRLRQLIDDTIGSVPADSSLINSVLEVCFGPSLLPKRIGDVKYLVDFVETVMEALPANYRLGLAVGGFVAKHFTGSDATSTGTRFWASSVLINAIFRAVPVAPESVWLEGADLLQKLHVTEIVKRFYQQAASVYPFSFKLWHAHLNYCKASGSNTETIVENARQRGIELNLTPT; translated from the exons atgaCGGGCCCGAAACCCGCGCCCGCCGCCTGGCAGAGCCCTAGCGCGGCCCcgcctcgtcgtcctcctcctccgccgccgccgccgccggtggccgcAGTTGCGAGGGCGCGCGAGGAAGGCGAGCTCTCCTCCGGCGCCGCCGACGACGAG ACTCTGCAAACTCGGGTAGGTGCTACATCCATTCTTGGGAAGTTTGTGGAGGCTGGATCTCAAGTGCCATCAGCAACTCTCCTTGGTAAAG GCAGTAACACCTTGATTGTCTCGAATGCTCTGAATCATAAATCGTCTGCtccaagttacaagatcatgaggATGAATCAGGGGCAATTCAAACCTGGCACTAATCGGAATCTTTCATGGAAGAAGCCTGTGTCAAGTGATAACCTTGTGATAACTttctcagatgatgatggtgagaCAGACTCTGGAATGACAAGGCAAGGTAAAGTTAGGAAGGCCAGCTCTCAAGGTACACAGAGAACAGGGAACAGTATGCAAACTAGGATCATGAGAGAGGAAGTATCTCAGCAGAAAACTCTTGGTACAAAAGTAGGTCCTGCACACTTGCCCACTTTTCCATTCACACACAGAAATGTAGGGGCTGGCAGGGGATCAGGTAATACCTTTGTCAGGAAAGAGCCACCTGTCCGCCAAGTTAATCCTCTGAAGTCTAAACagaaaattcaaaatggtatagGAGTACATTCTGAAGATCATAGGTTAGAAATCTTGCGCCATAAAATAGCTGCTAGAGAAAATGAACTAAAAGGTCAAAAAAGACCTTTCTCTGCCGTTGCTACGAAGAATGCAGATTTTTCTTCCAATCAGCCAAGGCTGCCATCAGAAAAGATAGGGCTTGAAGCTTCCAACAATGGTGAATATTCACGCTTTAATAGTCTGTCTGAACATAATGGAGGACCAAATAAAAGGTTGAAACTCAATCAGCAGCATTCGTACAGCCAATTTCGCGGTGACCTGGTAACATTGGCACCtattggttctacatcaggaaaaAACAGTGTGCAATCTTCAGAAGTGACAAATCAGTTTGAAAATGGAATTACTATGAACCTGAATGTCAATGAAACAGATACAACAGTCACAACAACAGAACTTGCAGATCAAATACAACAAGTTGGGGCAACTAAGAACCTTCGTCACCACAAAGATACAGGAGGTGCTGGTAACCATGCTATGCTTGAGTCGCATGATGAGCTTGCAGCACGACCACCATTTACTGACACACAAACTATACCAGAAGATACTAGTGCTTTGGCGCCTGTCACGTCTGCCCAAGCTAGGCAACAGGTACTGCCTGTTGGTACTTCACCTGTGTTAGATGGAATGCCACAATTGCAGCCTGGAAAGGAG AATGCCGGATGTTTGAACTGCAGTGGCCAGATAGGCGTAGACACACGGAACACAACTTTGTTTTCTCTACTTGAGATGGAAGAATTACAAGACAAGGTATTGGAGGAAGCCCAGGAGCATAGACAAAAATGTGAAGCTGAAGAAAGAGAAGCTCTTAGAGCTTATCGCGAAGCACAAAAAGCTTTACTCGAGGCAAATGAAAGATGTGCAATTCTTCGTAGAAAAAGAGAGATTTGCTCTTCACAAGTCCATGGTTTAATTGCAGAGAATTCTTCTTTGGTGCAGTCTTTGAGTATTTGGAATCCTGAAGATGGCCTTGCAATGCCATCACTGCTCAATTCTCAGATTCATGCAGATAGTCAGATGCCTGAAAATCAGGGTGGTAGACACAGGCTACATCCTGAAGAACCTTCTCAGCAGCCAGTTGATAAGCATGAGGCACGGCCACACTATCATGATAAGCTTGCTGCCAGCACAGCTGATCCCAGCTCTGTGACTGCTGTCAATGCTGATAGCGTCCTTTCAGATTACATGGAGGATGATCTTCTGTTCCCCACTAGACAGGCAAGATCAGAATGCGCTTTGGATCTGGAGAATCAAATGGaagaaactatacatgcatatGCAGAGGAAAACAGACAAGTTTCTGGTGACAGTGCTCAGGATTATGAACTTTTAGAAGCTTCTTTGAGGTCTAGATTGTTTGAAAGATTTGGGAAGAAATCATGCTTGAATGGCACCATTGATGAAGGCACTGAAGAACTTGCTGTTGGAAAAGTAGCTGCAGAACATGGCAAGCAGTCTACATATGTTGGACATCAGTTACAGGAAGCAGAGCAGAATATTATGACAACTCCTACTCCTGAAG GTACAATGGAGCTGGAAAATGATGGTGCTGAAAAAACTGGCGGCCTCTCTAATTCTAGTAGTGGTCCTTCAATGAGCAACTGTGATCCTGAGGACAACATTTCTTCTCTCAAAGAGTTATGCATTCCATTGGCTACGGACACTCTCATTTTTCCTTCTTCAGCTCCACTAAATGCTGCTAGACAAATCAAGTGGGCATTACCTGGGATTTGCAAGGAGCCTTCAGATTACAAAAATGACTATCTGACCAGTGATGCAGCGTCTGAAGTTACAGAAAGTGTACAAGATATGATACATGACCTTGTTGGAGAAAATATGAAGATTCTCCCAACTACCCAAAAGGATAATAATATGGTACACAGTGTGATCGATCCCTTCTGGCCCTTCTGCATGTTTGAGCTTCGAGGAAAATGCAATGACGAAGAGTGCGAGTGGCAACATGTTGAGCATCATGCTTGGAGAAAGCCAAAGCTTACAAAACATTCTATGACCTCTGTTTCAG GCCAGATTCCTTATGGTTTGTCTCAGCATATTCTTCCTGTGCCAGTGTATCGTGTCGGTTCAAATCTTATTAAAGCTGATCTGAACTTGACACAGTCAGTTTTGGCTAGCAGTTTATGGCAATATTGGCAAAGGGGGTTTTGTGCTTCCTTTCCTTTACCTTTATCTGTTCAAAGAGTTCTTCCATCAGATGCACCATTCTTACAGGCTGGTGATGGTCGGATTGCTGATTTTGATAGGAACAGACAACTATTAAAATTTCGAATGCTGGATAGCAGGAAG AATAAGATTGTACAGGGTCCTGTTGATATTGAGTTATTCTTGGAGGCAGCTCTTGATTTATATTGTGGAAAAGGAAACAAGCCTGAAAGGATCAAG gcTCTTTCATTTCTGGCGCGGTCTATTGAGGCTGATCCAAGTACAGTTATCCTGTGGGTGTTTTATCTCCATATTTACTATCAAAAGGATGAAGGACTTGGAAAAGATGACATGTTTTCTGATGCG gtgcaacacaatttttgTTCCTATGAATTATGGCTTATGTATATAAATAGTAGGTTACGTGTTGATGATCGATTGGATGCTTATAACGATGCTTTGAGCATGCTCTGCCAAATGACAGCTGACAATGACAAGGATCTACAAGAGAGAAGTGCTTTCATACTAGACATCTTCTTACAGATGATTTACTTCCTGTGCATGTCTGGAAATGTAGAGAAGGCAATTTCTAGGATTATTGGAATTCTTCCAACTGCAATGCCTGATAATTCTGGTGACAAGTTGCTTGCTGATGTCATTTCTTGCTTGACCATGTCCGACAGATGCATATTTTGGATTTCGTGCCTATATATCTCAATTTACAGGAACCTTCCAGAGGAAATTATTGATCAGCTAGAGTTCCAGAAAACTTTGCCTCGTGCCTTAATATGGCCTTCTATTGATCCCAGTGTAGATAACAGAGATAAGATTATAGAACTTTTAAATTATGCTGCTTATAAGATGGCTGAAGATATTAGTGAGTGTGTTAAAAACGGGGATCCATCTTACCTGATGTTATCACAATTCCTCGCTGTTAACCACATTAGATGTCTAGCGGCTGTTGAAGGCTTCAAATCTTCTACTGATATGctggtgaagtacatgaaggagtACCCAATGTGTCCTCAGATTCTGCTTATCTCAGCTCGGTTAGACAGAAAGCATGGTACATGTCCTGGTCTGAAAAGCTTTGATGAGTTGATCTTGAATTGGCCTAAAGAGGCACAGGGAATTCAATATATGTGGAATCAATATGTTGAGCATGTTCTGGCCACTGATACTGAGTTAGCTGAGAAGGTACTGACTTGCTGGTTTGAAGAACACGGAAAAGATTGTGATATCCAAACCAATTCTGCTATTTGTATAGAACTGAGCAATGAAGAGCCTGGAACATCATCACTTGTATCACCCCAGGAAGTTGGTTCTGGTCCATCTATATCAGAAGATCTCGTCTTTCGGTTATTAAACCTCTCATTGTACAAGATACTGGAGAACAACCTGCAGGAAGCACAAATTGCTGTGGATAAAGCATTGAAATTGGCTCATGGGGAGTGGTATGAGCACTGTATAAGAGAACATGCTGCAATTCATGCACTGGAGCTGGAGAAATCATCGTCTTCGACAGATGCTCAAACTCGGGCTACATTCAGTTTAATCATTGGTTACCTTGCAGATCATCGCAACTTGCCCACTAGGGAGCTGCTGTCACGAAGGTTTTGCCAGAACGTTAAGAAGCATAGGCTTAGGCAGCTTATAGATGACACTATTGGTTCTGTTCCTGCAGATTCTTCTCTGATAAACTCTGTCCTTGAAGTGTGCTTTGGTCCGTCTCTCCTTCCAAAAAGAATTGGCGATGTGAAGTACCTGGTAGATTTTGTTGAAACGGTCATggaggctcttcctgcaaactaTCGCCTAGGCTTAGCAGTTGGTGGATTTGTAGCTAAGCACTTCACAGGTTCTGACGCAACCTCCACTGGGACCAGGTTCTGGGCAAGCTCTGTTCTGATCAACGCCATCTTCCGAGCTGTACCTGTCGCACCAGAATCAGTATGGCTAGAAGGTGCAGATCTCCTGCAGAAATTGCATGTCACAGAGATTGTGAAGAGGTTCTACCAGCAGGCAGCATCGGTCTACCCCTTCTCCTTCAAGCTGTGGCACGCGCATCTGAATTACTGCAAAGCCAGTGGGAGCAACACTGAGACAATCGTGGAGAATGCGAGGCAGCGCGGCATCGAGCTGAATCTGACACCAACATAG
- the LOC136505554 gene encoding uncharacterized protein isoform X1, with protein MTGPKPAPAAWQSPSAAPPRRPPPPPPPPPVAAVARAREEGELSSGAADDETLQTRVGATSILGKFVEAGSQVPSATLLGKGSNTLIVSNALNHKSSAPSYKIMRMNQGQFKPGTNRNLSWKKPVSSDNLVITFSDDDGETDSGMTRQGKVRKASSQGTQRTGNSMQTRIMREEVSQQKTLGTKVGPAHLPTFPFTHRNVGAGRGSGNTFVRKEPPVRQVNPLKSKQKIQNGIGVHSEDHRLEILRHKIAARENELKGQKRPFSAVATKNADFSSNQPRLPSEKIGLEASNNGEYSRFNSLSEHNGGPNKRLKLNQQHSYSQFRGDLVTLAPIGSTSGKNSVQSSEVTNQFENGITMNLNVNETDTTVTTTELADQIQQVGATKNLRHHKDTGGAGNHAMLESHDELAARPPFTDTQTIPEDTSALAPVTSAQARQQVLPVGTSPVLDGMPQLQPGKENAGCLNCSGQIGVDTRNTTLFSLLEMEELQDKVLEEAQEHRQKCEAEEREALRAYREAQKALLEANERCAILRRKREICSSQVHGLIAENSSLVQSLSIWNPEDGLAMPSLLNSQIHADSQMPENQGGRHRLHPEEPSQQPVDKHEARPHYHDKLAASTADPSSVTAVNADSVLSDYMEDDLLFPTRQARSECALDLENQMEETIHAYAEENRQVSGDSAQDYELLEASLRSRLFERFGKKSCLNGTIDEGTEELAVGKVAAEHGKQSTYVGHQLQEAEQNIMTTPTPEGTMELENDGAEKTGGLSNSSSGPSMSNCDPEDNISSLKELCIPLATDTLIFPSSAPLNAARQIKWALPGICKEPSDYKNDYLTSDAASEVTESVQDMIHDLVGENMKILPTTQKDNNMVHSVIDPFWPFCMFELRGKCNDEECEWQHVEHHAWRKPKLTKHSMTSVSGQIPYGLSQHILPVPVYRVGSNLIKADLNLTQSVLASSLWQYWQRGFCASFPLPLSVQRVLPSDAPFLQAGDGRIADFDRNRQLLKFRMLDSRKVGRAHCIAVIITSRKWHTYWSLNKIVQGPVDIELFLEAALDLYCGKGNKPERIKALSFLARSIEADPSTVILWVFYLHIYYQKDEGLGKDDMFSDAVQHNFCSYELWLMYINSRLRVDDRLDAYNDALSMLCQMTADNDKDLQERSAFILDIFLQMIYFLCMSGNVEKAISRIIGILPTAMPDNSGDKLLADVISCLTMSDRCIFWISCLYISIYRNLPEEIIDQLEFQKTLPRALIWPSIDPSVDNRDKIIELLNYAAYKMAEDISECVKNGDPSYLMLSQFLAVNHIRCLAAVEGFKSSTDMLVKYMKEYPMCPQILLISARLDRKHGTCPGLKSFDELILNWPKEAQGIQYMWNQYVEHVLATDTELAEKVLTCWFEEHGKDCDIQTNSAICIELSNEEPGTSSLVSPQEVGSGPSISEDLVFRLLNLSLYKILENNLQEAQIAVDKALKLAHGEWYEHCIREHAAIHALELEKSSSSTDAQTRATFSLIIGYLADHRNLPTRELLSRRFCQNVKKHRLRQLIDDTIGSVPADSSLINSVLEVCFGPSLLPKRIGDVKYLVDFVETVMEALPANYRLGLAVGGFVAKHFTGSDATSTGTRFWASSVLINAIFRAVPVAPESVWLEGADLLQKLHVTEIVKRFYQQAASVYPFSFKLWHAHLNYCKASGSNTETIVENARQRGIELNLTPT; from the exons atgaCGGGCCCGAAACCCGCGCCCGCCGCCTGGCAGAGCCCTAGCGCGGCCCcgcctcgtcgtcctcctcctccgccgccgccgccgccggtggccgcAGTTGCGAGGGCGCGCGAGGAAGGCGAGCTCTCCTCCGGCGCCGCCGACGACGAG ACTCTGCAAACTCGGGTAGGTGCTACATCCATTCTTGGGAAGTTTGTGGAGGCTGGATCTCAAGTGCCATCAGCAACTCTCCTTGGTAAAG GCAGTAACACCTTGATTGTCTCGAATGCTCTGAATCATAAATCGTCTGCtccaagttacaagatcatgaggATGAATCAGGGGCAATTCAAACCTGGCACTAATCGGAATCTTTCATGGAAGAAGCCTGTGTCAAGTGATAACCTTGTGATAACTttctcagatgatgatggtgagaCAGACTCTGGAATGACAAGGCAAGGTAAAGTTAGGAAGGCCAGCTCTCAAGGTACACAGAGAACAGGGAACAGTATGCAAACTAGGATCATGAGAGAGGAAGTATCTCAGCAGAAAACTCTTGGTACAAAAGTAGGTCCTGCACACTTGCCCACTTTTCCATTCACACACAGAAATGTAGGGGCTGGCAGGGGATCAGGTAATACCTTTGTCAGGAAAGAGCCACCTGTCCGCCAAGTTAATCCTCTGAAGTCTAAACagaaaattcaaaatggtatagGAGTACATTCTGAAGATCATAGGTTAGAAATCTTGCGCCATAAAATAGCTGCTAGAGAAAATGAACTAAAAGGTCAAAAAAGACCTTTCTCTGCCGTTGCTACGAAGAATGCAGATTTTTCTTCCAATCAGCCAAGGCTGCCATCAGAAAAGATAGGGCTTGAAGCTTCCAACAATGGTGAATATTCACGCTTTAATAGTCTGTCTGAACATAATGGAGGACCAAATAAAAGGTTGAAACTCAATCAGCAGCATTCGTACAGCCAATTTCGCGGTGACCTGGTAACATTGGCACCtattggttctacatcaggaaaaAACAGTGTGCAATCTTCAGAAGTGACAAATCAGTTTGAAAATGGAATTACTATGAACCTGAATGTCAATGAAACAGATACAACAGTCACAACAACAGAACTTGCAGATCAAATACAACAAGTTGGGGCAACTAAGAACCTTCGTCACCACAAAGATACAGGAGGTGCTGGTAACCATGCTATGCTTGAGTCGCATGATGAGCTTGCAGCACGACCACCATTTACTGACACACAAACTATACCAGAAGATACTAGTGCTTTGGCGCCTGTCACGTCTGCCCAAGCTAGGCAACAGGTACTGCCTGTTGGTACTTCACCTGTGTTAGATGGAATGCCACAATTGCAGCCTGGAAAGGAG AATGCCGGATGTTTGAACTGCAGTGGCCAGATAGGCGTAGACACACGGAACACAACTTTGTTTTCTCTACTTGAGATGGAAGAATTACAAGACAAGGTATTGGAGGAAGCCCAGGAGCATAGACAAAAATGTGAAGCTGAAGAAAGAGAAGCTCTTAGAGCTTATCGCGAAGCACAAAAAGCTTTACTCGAGGCAAATGAAAGATGTGCAATTCTTCGTAGAAAAAGAGAGATTTGCTCTTCACAAGTCCATGGTTTAATTGCAGAGAATTCTTCTTTGGTGCAGTCTTTGAGTATTTGGAATCCTGAAGATGGCCTTGCAATGCCATCACTGCTCAATTCTCAGATTCATGCAGATAGTCAGATGCCTGAAAATCAGGGTGGTAGACACAGGCTACATCCTGAAGAACCTTCTCAGCAGCCAGTTGATAAGCATGAGGCACGGCCACACTATCATGATAAGCTTGCTGCCAGCACAGCTGATCCCAGCTCTGTGACTGCTGTCAATGCTGATAGCGTCCTTTCAGATTACATGGAGGATGATCTTCTGTTCCCCACTAGACAGGCAAGATCAGAATGCGCTTTGGATCTGGAGAATCAAATGGaagaaactatacatgcatatGCAGAGGAAAACAGACAAGTTTCTGGTGACAGTGCTCAGGATTATGAACTTTTAGAAGCTTCTTTGAGGTCTAGATTGTTTGAAAGATTTGGGAAGAAATCATGCTTGAATGGCACCATTGATGAAGGCACTGAAGAACTTGCTGTTGGAAAAGTAGCTGCAGAACATGGCAAGCAGTCTACATATGTTGGACATCAGTTACAGGAAGCAGAGCAGAATATTATGACAACTCCTACTCCTGAAG GTACAATGGAGCTGGAAAATGATGGTGCTGAAAAAACTGGCGGCCTCTCTAATTCTAGTAGTGGTCCTTCAATGAGCAACTGTGATCCTGAGGACAACATTTCTTCTCTCAAAGAGTTATGCATTCCATTGGCTACGGACACTCTCATTTTTCCTTCTTCAGCTCCACTAAATGCTGCTAGACAAATCAAGTGGGCATTACCTGGGATTTGCAAGGAGCCTTCAGATTACAAAAATGACTATCTGACCAGTGATGCAGCGTCTGAAGTTACAGAAAGTGTACAAGATATGATACATGACCTTGTTGGAGAAAATATGAAGATTCTCCCAACTACCCAAAAGGATAATAATATGGTACACAGTGTGATCGATCCCTTCTGGCCCTTCTGCATGTTTGAGCTTCGAGGAAAATGCAATGACGAAGAGTGCGAGTGGCAACATGTTGAGCATCATGCTTGGAGAAAGCCAAAGCTTACAAAACATTCTATGACCTCTGTTTCAG GCCAGATTCCTTATGGTTTGTCTCAGCATATTCTTCCTGTGCCAGTGTATCGTGTCGGTTCAAATCTTATTAAAGCTGATCTGAACTTGACACAGTCAGTTTTGGCTAGCAGTTTATGGCAATATTGGCAAAGGGGGTTTTGTGCTTCCTTTCCTTTACCTTTATCTGTTCAAAGAGTTCTTCCATCAGATGCACCATTCTTACAGGCTGGTGATGGTCGGATTGCTGATTTTGATAGGAACAGACAACTATTAAAATTTCGAATGCTGGATAGCAGGAAGGTGGGTAGAGCGCACTGTATTGCAGTTATCATCACATCGCGGAAGTGGCATACATATTGGAGTCTG AATAAGATTGTACAGGGTCCTGTTGATATTGAGTTATTCTTGGAGGCAGCTCTTGATTTATATTGTGGAAAAGGAAACAAGCCTGAAAGGATCAAG gcTCTTTCATTTCTGGCGCGGTCTATTGAGGCTGATCCAAGTACAGTTATCCTGTGGGTGTTTTATCTCCATATTTACTATCAAAAGGATGAAGGACTTGGAAAAGATGACATGTTTTCTGATGCG gtgcaacacaatttttgTTCCTATGAATTATGGCTTATGTATATAAATAGTAGGTTACGTGTTGATGATCGATTGGATGCTTATAACGATGCTTTGAGCATGCTCTGCCAAATGACAGCTGACAATGACAAGGATCTACAAGAGAGAAGTGCTTTCATACTAGACATCTTCTTACAGATGATTTACTTCCTGTGCATGTCTGGAAATGTAGAGAAGGCAATTTCTAGGATTATTGGAATTCTTCCAACTGCAATGCCTGATAATTCTGGTGACAAGTTGCTTGCTGATGTCATTTCTTGCTTGACCATGTCCGACAGATGCATATTTTGGATTTCGTGCCTATATATCTCAATTTACAGGAACCTTCCAGAGGAAATTATTGATCAGCTAGAGTTCCAGAAAACTTTGCCTCGTGCCTTAATATGGCCTTCTATTGATCCCAGTGTAGATAACAGAGATAAGATTATAGAACTTTTAAATTATGCTGCTTATAAGATGGCTGAAGATATTAGTGAGTGTGTTAAAAACGGGGATCCATCTTACCTGATGTTATCACAATTCCTCGCTGTTAACCACATTAGATGTCTAGCGGCTGTTGAAGGCTTCAAATCTTCTACTGATATGctggtgaagtacatgaaggagtACCCAATGTGTCCTCAGATTCTGCTTATCTCAGCTCGGTTAGACAGAAAGCATGGTACATGTCCTGGTCTGAAAAGCTTTGATGAGTTGATCTTGAATTGGCCTAAAGAGGCACAGGGAATTCAATATATGTGGAATCAATATGTTGAGCATGTTCTGGCCACTGATACTGAGTTAGCTGAGAAGGTACTGACTTGCTGGTTTGAAGAACACGGAAAAGATTGTGATATCCAAACCAATTCTGCTATTTGTATAGAACTGAGCAATGAAGAGCCTGGAACATCATCACTTGTATCACCCCAGGAAGTTGGTTCTGGTCCATCTATATCAGAAGATCTCGTCTTTCGGTTATTAAACCTCTCATTGTACAAGATACTGGAGAACAACCTGCAGGAAGCACAAATTGCTGTGGATAAAGCATTGAAATTGGCTCATGGGGAGTGGTATGAGCACTGTATAAGAGAACATGCTGCAATTCATGCACTGGAGCTGGAGAAATCATCGTCTTCGACAGATGCTCAAACTCGGGCTACATTCAGTTTAATCATTGGTTACCTTGCAGATCATCGCAACTTGCCCACTAGGGAGCTGCTGTCACGAAGGTTTTGCCAGAACGTTAAGAAGCATAGGCTTAGGCAGCTTATAGATGACACTATTGGTTCTGTTCCTGCAGATTCTTCTCTGATAAACTCTGTCCTTGAAGTGTGCTTTGGTCCGTCTCTCCTTCCAAAAAGAATTGGCGATGTGAAGTACCTGGTAGATTTTGTTGAAACGGTCATggaggctcttcctgcaaactaTCGCCTAGGCTTAGCAGTTGGTGGATTTGTAGCTAAGCACTTCACAGGTTCTGACGCAACCTCCACTGGGACCAGGTTCTGGGCAAGCTCTGTTCTGATCAACGCCATCTTCCGAGCTGTACCTGTCGCACCAGAATCAGTATGGCTAGAAGGTGCAGATCTCCTGCAGAAATTGCATGTCACAGAGATTGTGAAGAGGTTCTACCAGCAGGCAGCATCGGTCTACCCCTTCTCCTTCAAGCTGTGGCACGCGCATCTGAATTACTGCAAAGCCAGTGGGAGCAACACTGAGACAATCGTGGAGAATGCGAGGCAGCGCGGCATCGAGCTGAATCTGACACCAACATAG
- the LOC136504497 gene encoding membrane magnesium transporter-like, with protein MGIGYVVGFLGGAILAHAAYATIQYRTVLKITEEEFSRPPMDVVMELLLGLALCMWAGLAVPAKFLSVLPHSEENRIVLLPANLDFMIFNHRGRALPSDSDLKLKT; from the exons ATGGGCATCGGCTACGTAGTGGGCTTCCTCGGCGGCGCCATCCTCGCCCACGCCGCCTACGCCACCATCCAGT ACCGCACGGTGCTCAAGATCACGGAGGAGGAATTCTCGCGGCCGCCCATGGAT GTGgtgatggagttgctcctagGGTTGGCCTTGTGCATGTGGGCGGGTCTTGCTGTTCCAGCGAAATTTCTCTCGGTGCTCCCACATTCTGAGGAGAATAG GATCGTCTTGCTCCCAGCTAACCTGGATTTCATGATCTTCAACCACCGCGGAAGAGCACTGCCGTCAGACTCAGACCTGAAGCTCAAGACATAG